The Manihot esculenta cultivar AM560-2 chromosome 11, M.esculenta_v8, whole genome shotgun sequence genome includes a region encoding these proteins:
- the LOC110626412 gene encoding yrdC domain-containing protein, mitochondrial — MNIPARVAEKFPLRSARPPLQGVSGIGFVPFFTQKRKFGVGFPKKMAWSLDKCDVDVDNKLGVVRPATELYSKEAVEALKAGKVIAVPTDTLYGFACDACSLEAVNRIYEIKGRKHTSPLAICVGDVSDIKHFAVTDHLPHGLLDSLLPGPVTVVLSRGELSALEKSLNPGLDSVGVRVPDCNFIRVIARGLGRAVALTSANLSGQPSSVCIKDFEKLWEHCAYVYDGGVLPSGRAGSTVVDLSRLGKYKILRPGSAKEETVTILDKHSLVEEAAAV; from the exons ATGAATATTCCTGCAAGAGTTGCAGAAAAATTCCCGCTTCGTTCTGCTCGTCCCCCTCTCCAAG GTGTTTCGGGTATTGGGTTTGTGCCATTTTTTACCCAGAAAAGGAAATTTGGAGTTGGGTTTCCAAAAAAAATGGCTTGGAGTTTGGATAAATGCGATGTCGACGTTGATAACAAGTTGGGGGTGGTTCGGCCTGCCACCGAACTGTATTCCAAGGAAGCGGTTGAAGCCCTCAAAGCCGGAAAAGTTATTGCAGTGCCTACGGATACACTCTATGGATTTGCTTGTGATGCTTG CTCTTTGGAAGCAGTTAATAGGATTTATGAAATCAAAGGACGAAAGCACACAAGCCCTCTGGCAATTTGTGTTGGGGATGTATCAGACATAAAGCACTTTGCAGTCACTGACCACCTGCCTCATGGCTTACTTGATTCTCTACTTCCAGGGCCTGTTACTGTTGTATTAAGTAGAG GGGAGTTGAGTGCACTTGAGAAGTCGTTGAATCCTGGTTTGGACAGTGTGGGAGTCAGAGTGCCTGATTGCAACTTCATCAGGGTAATTGCTCGTGGTTTGGGAAGAGCAGTGGCTCTCACAAGTGCAAACCTTAGTGGACAGCCGAGTAGTGTTTGCATCAAGGATTTTGAGAAACTATGGGAACATTGTGCATACGTTTATGATGGTGGTGTACTTCCATCTGGTCGTGCTGGATCAACAGTTGTGGATCTCAGTAGGCTAGGAAAGTACAAGATTCTTAGACCTGGAAG TGCAAAAGAAGAGACTGTGACGATCCTTGACAAGCATTCTCTGGTTGAGGAAGCCGCTGCTGTTTGA